From Camelina sativa cultivar DH55 chromosome 20, Cs, whole genome shotgun sequence, the proteins below share one genomic window:
- the LOC104770669 gene encoding cytochrome P450 86B1 → MSFNSSYNFTFNDVFFSSSSSGDPLVSRKLFLLRDVQILELLIALFVFVTIHSLRQKKYQGLPVWPFLGMLPSLAFALRGNIYEWLSEVLCLQNGTFQFRGPWFSSLNSTITCDPRNVEHLLKNRFSVFPKGSYFRDNLRDLLGDGIFNADDETWQRQRKTASIEFHSAKFRQLTTQSLFELVHKRLLPVLETSVKSLSPIDLQDVLLRLTFDNVCMIAFGVDPGCLGPDQPVIPFAKAFEDATEAAVARFVMPTCVWKFMRYLNLGTEKMLKESIKGVDDFADEVIRTRKKELSFEGETTKRSDLLTVFMGLRDEKGDSFSDKFLRDICVNFILAGRDTSSVALSWFFWLLEKNPEVEEKIMVELCKLLRQRDDHGNAEKRDYEPVFGPEEIKKMDYLQAALSEALRLYPSVPVDHKEVQEDDVFPDGTVLKKGEKVIYAIYAMGRMEAIWGKDCREFRPERWLRDGRFMSESAYKFTAFNGGPRLCLGKDFAYYQMKATAAAIVYRYKVKVVSGHKVEPKLALTMYMKHGMMVNLINRSVSEIDQYYAKSIDDIFIN, encoded by the exons ATGAGTTTTAATTCTTCTTACAATTTCACATTCAATGacgtcttcttctcttcttcttcctccggtgACCCTCTGGTTTCAAGGAAACTGTTTCTTTTGAGAGATGTTCAGATTCTTGAGCTCCTTATTGCCCTTTTCGTCTTTGTCACAATACATTCCTTGCGTCAGAAGAAATACCAAGGTCTTCCCGTGTGGCCGTTTCTCGGGATGCTTCCTTCTCTAGCTTTTGCCCTTAGAGGAAACATTTACGAGTGGCTATCAGAAGTTCTCTGTCTTCAGAACGGAACTTTCCAATTCAGAGGTCCTTGGTTTAGCAGCCTCAACAGTACTATTACCTGCGACCCAAGAAACGTTGAGCATCTCCTCAAGAACCGTTTCTCTGTCTTCCCTAAAGGCTCTTACTTTCGTGACAACCTCCGAGACCTCTTAGGAGATGGGATATTCAACGCGGATGACGAGACTTGGCAGAGGCAAAGGAAAACAGCGAGCATCGAGTTTCATTCAGCCAAATTCAGACAGTTGACCACTCAATCTTTGTTTGAGCTCGTTCACAAGAGGCTTTTACCTGTTCTCGAGACTTCGGTTAAGAGCTTGTCTCCTATAGATCTACAAGACGTCTTGTTGAGGTTAACGTTCGATAACGTATGTATGATTGCTTTTGGAGTCGATCCAGGATGTCTTGGTCCTGACCAACCTGTGATACCCTTTGCGAAAGCGTTTGAGGACGCGACTGAAGCTGCGGTTGCGAGATTCGTCATGCCTACTTGCGTGTGGAAGTTTATGAGGTATCTTAATTTAGGAACAGAGAAGATGCTAAAGGAATCAATAAAGGGTGTGGATGATTTCGCTGATGAAGTTATCAGGACACGGAAGAAAGAACTGTCTTTTGAGGGTGAAACCACAAAGAGATCAGATCTCTTAACGGTGTTTATGGGTTTGAGAGATGAGAAGGGAGATAGTTTTTCAGACAAGTTTCTTCGTGATATCTGTGTGAACTTCATACTTGCTGGGAGAGATACTTCTTCGGTGGCTCTGAGCTGGTTCTTCTGGCTGTTAGAGAAGAATCCGGAGGTGGAGGAGAAGATCATGGTGGAGCTATGTAAGCTTCTGAGGCAGAGAGATGACCATGGAAATGCAGAGAAGAGAGACTATGAACCTGTGTTTGGACCAGAAGAGATTAAGAAGATGGATTATCTACAAGCTGCTTTGTCTGAAGCTCTCAGATTGTATCCTTCAGTTCCCGTGGATCACAAAGAG GTTCAAGAAGACGACGTATTTCCTGATGGAACAGTGTTGAAGAAGGGAGAAAAGGTTATATACGCGATTTACGCAATGGGTCGGATGGAAGCTATTTGGGGAAAAGACTGCCGTGAGTTTAGGCCAGAGAGGTGGCTAAGAGACGGACGGTTCATGAGTGAGTCGGCATATAAATTCACAGCCTTTAACGGCGGTCCACGCCTCTGTCTAGGCAAAGATTTTGCCTATTATCAGATGAAAGCTACGGCGGCCGCAATAGTTTACCGGTACAAGGTGAAGGTGGTGAGTGGTCATAAGGTGGAGCCGAAGTTGGCACTCACAATGTACATGAAACATGGTATGATGGTGAATTTGATTAATAGGAGTGTCTCCGAGATAGATCAATACTATGCCAAGTCTATTGatgacatttttattaattag